CTGGCTCTTTTGGCGACGGTATTCCTTCTGTTTTTTTATCTCAAAAGCCATTCAGGAATTGAATCTATGATACCGAGTGGTCGATGCGTTAAATCCGCTTATAGTGATGACGATAGGAAAGATCGCGTTTCAGTAAACTGCCAAGACTATAATGGAGAGGTATATACAATCATTCTTAGCAAAATTGACGATAAAAGGGATTCAGATAACGTTCTGGCAAATTTAAAAAATGGCGAAAAGATTGGGGAATTTTTCTGCTCTAATTTTGGAAATCCTCGCAGCAAAAGCAGTGAAAATAAAATAAATCAACTACAAGCCTGCTTTTCGGAAAAGCATTCAATATTTATTGTTTCTACAAGTCGAGACGCAGTTTTATTTTTCATAAATCAGCTCAAGGACTGATTTCGATAGCGATGTGATCTCAAAGGTTTGGTGTTCCAAACCCGCCATTGCCCTAGTTGCTATTGGCTCTTTTGCTATGAATTATGTAGCGGATTGATTTGCGTTTGATCCATGAGTGAACCTCTCAAAACCCCAATTCCTGCTAATCGACGCCCATATAAATCAACGAGTTACAACGCTAAAACTTGCGAATTCGGAGGTTTTGAGAGGTTTCCTAGGGTGGCTGCTAAGAAAAGGCCTGATAAAGAAGATGAGTCATGGGATATGTGGCATAAAAACTTTTTAATCCTGCCATAGAATATCGAAGATGAAATATTTCTTTATGGCTAATTCAATATCGGCATTTTTTGTGTCGATATTGTTTGTTGTATCAATAGATCGTCATTACAGGGGTCTTTATTTTATTGTGGGGCCGCTCGTTTTTCTGGTTTCTTTGTGTCTTATGTCTCTTTTTTTTGCCATTGATTTTAGGTATTTATAAAAAATTTGGCTGTTTTAATTCATTTTTATGCGCCTTTTTCCTTGGCGTAATTGTGATCTTTGGCTTTCTCTATTTTGTTTTAGGTACTACGCCGGCACTTGATAGAATTTCCATTTTTTATGGGGTGGCTGGCGGCTGCGCTGCAACCCTTTCTCTAATTGTCAATTTGCTTTTTAAAAAATGGCTCGTGCACAAACGTCAAAGCTGAGGTCTGGCATTTGAGATGTTGGCGCTATGGTATTAATGAGGCAGGCCACGTCGTGATCAATGGATCGCCAATAGCGGCTATCGATGCATCTTGCAATAAAGACTCCGCCGAATCTAATGTCGGTAAAAATTCTATTGTGGAAATTTATTGACTCAAGAGAATTTGAAATTGATAAGCAAAGCGCCTTTCCAAGCTCTTCCGGCATATTCGAAATGGATCTCGCGCGCGTGTTGGATTCCATTCGCCGTTCTGGGCTTGGGCATCCTCGTGTTCTTTCTGTCGATGGTCGCATCGGCCTTTCAGGAACTGCTGCCCAAATGGGTGGCCGCCCATGATTATTTGCCCAAGGCGATGGCCTATCTGCTGCTGGGCGCCCACGTCCTTCTGACTTCGGGCTTGGCTTTTCTCGTCTTCATCCTGTTTTTCATCAAAAACAAGCAGCCGCGGCACGGGTTTTATGTGGGGATGTTTTTTCTCCTTTATTTTCCCTTGCGGGTGTTTTTCATCTTTATGGTGATGCCGCTTTTCCCGCTGTGGTTGGCCCTGGAATGCGGAGAAATCTGGGTACTGAAAAAGATCTATCGCAAATTCCCGCAGCGGCCGGCACCCCCCTGACGAGAATCGGCCATCGCAGCGACGCTTGCCGCTGTGATCGGCCGAGTCGGCGGCGCCCTCACTGCGGCAGGATGCCCGGCAGCAGCGGCCGGTCCAGCCGCTGGCGCCACCATTTGAGCGCCTCGCCCATGTGATCGGGTTTCCAGGCGAGCCAGAAGGTCTCGTCGGGGCGGGGTTCCTCCACCGGCAGCTCCACCAGCACCCCCGTCTCCAGCTCCACCCGGATGCACGCGCGCGGCAGGAAGCCGTGGCCCAGGCCCGCCGCCTGGCAGGCGATCTTGGCCTGCATCGACGGCACGGTGATGCGGCGCTGGCCCGACTGCAGGCCCACGGTGCGGTCGGTGAGCGACCGCGCGCCGTCGCCCACCACCACGGCGGTGTGGTCCAGCAGGTCGCTGCGGGTGATCGGGCGCTGCAGCTGCGCCAGCGGGTGCGTGGCCGTCACGCAGAACACGAACGCCAGGCTGCCCACGGCCACGGCCTTGTAGCCGCCGCCGGCCGGGCCTTCGCCCGCCGCCACGACGATGTCGGCGCGGCCGTCGCGCAGCGCCTCCCAGGTGCCTGTGAGCGCCTCGCAGCCGATGCGCAGGCGCGTGCCGCAGTGCAGGTCCTCGAAGGCGCAGATGTCCTGGTTGAACGCGCTGGTGGGGATGAGCGAGTCGTGCACCAGCCGCAGCTCCGATTCGAACCCCGTGGCGATCTGCCGCATGCGCGATTCGAGCTGGTGCGCTGCCGTGAGCAGCCAGCGGCCTTCCTTGAGCATCTCCTGCCCCGCGGGCGTGAGCGCCACGCGCGGGCCGTTGCGGGTGAAGAGGGCGATGCCGAGTTGTTCCTCCAGTTTGCCGATGGCATAGGAGATGGTGGACGGCACCTTGTGCAGGCGCTCGGAGGCGCCGGCGAACGAGCCGTGGCGGGCGATGGCGTCCACCAGTTCGATGGCTTCGAGGGTGAGTTTCAGCATGGGGCAGGCCGTGGGATTGAATCATCGAAATTATCGATGATGGACGGCCAAACCTTTCAACCTGCGCCCCATCACGGCGCGGGATACTTTCTTCACCGCAGCACTGAAGCCCAATGAAATCGAGGCGATTTCAGCGACAGGCCCCCAGTGTGAATTTCATCGAAGAAACCGAAAGGAAACGCACCATGCTCGACATCCGCAAAGCCCACCAACGCGGCAACGCCAACCACGGCTGGCTGCATTCGCACCACACCTTCTCGTTCGGCCATTACCGCGATGCCAACCAGCAAGGTTTTTCGGACCTGCTGGTCATCAACGACGACCGCGTGGCGCCGGGCAAGGGCTTCGGCACGCACCCCCACCGCGACATGGAAATCTTCTCCTATGTGCTGGAAGGCGCGCTGGAGCACCAGGATTCGATGGGCACCGGCTCGGTCATCCGCCCCGGCGACGTGCAGATGATGAGCGCCGGCACCGGCGTGCGCCACAGCGAGTTCAACCACTCGGCCGACGAGCCCGTGCATTTCCTGCAGATCTGGATCGTGCCCGGCGTGACCGGCGCCACGCCCCGCTACCAGCAGGTGCACTTCAGCGAGGCCGAAAAGCGCGGCCGGCTGCGGCTGATCATCTCGCCCGAGGGGGCCGACGGCTCGCTGGCCGTGCACCAGGACGCCCGGGTGCATGCCGGCCTGTTCGACGGCGACGAGGCCGCCGAGCTGGACGTGGGCCCCGGCCGCAACGTGTATGTGCACGTGGCCCGCGGCAGCCTGGAGGTGAACGGCGAGCGCCTGTCCGAAGGCGACGGCGCCCGCATCCGCGACGCTGGCGCCCTGCGCTTTGCCAGGGGCGAAGGCGCCGAGGTGCTGGTGTTCGACCTGCGCCCCAACGAGCTGCCCGCCATGCCGCACTGACCGGTGAGGGGCGGCGGCACCGCCGCCCCGCCTGCCTTCTTTCTTGTCTTTCGATTCCCCGCTTTTTTGTTTTCTCTCCTCCATTCACTCGATCAACCCAGGAGTTTTGCCATGACCGCCACCGCCACCCGCATCAACGCCGCCGCCAAGCCCGTCGCCACCGCCACGCCCGGCGCCACGCTGCTGAACCCGCAGGACCACACGCTGGTGATGATCGACTTCCAGTCGCAGATGGCCTTCGCCACGCATTCGATCGATGCGATCACGCTGCGCTCCAACGCCGGCCTGGTGGCCAGCGCGGCGGCGGGCTTCGGCGTGTCCACGATCCTGACCACCGTGGCAGAAAAGAGCTTCAGTGGCCCGATGTTCGAGGAGGTGACCGCGCCGTTCCCCGGCCAGGCGCTGCTGGACCGCACGTCGATGAACACCTGGGAAGACGAGGCCGTGATCCGCCGCATCAACGAGATCGGCAAGCCGCGCATCGTGCTGGCGGGCCTGTGGACCAGCGTGTGCATCGTGGGCCCGGCGCTGTCGGCGCTCGACCAGGGCTTCGAGGTGTACGTGATCGCCGATGCGAGCGGCGACATCTCCACCGAGGCCCACCACCGCGCCATGGAGCGCATGGTGCAGGCGGGTGCGCGGCCCATCACGGCGCTGCAGTATCTGCTGGAGCTGCAACGCGACTGGGCGCGCACGGACACGTACGACATGACGACCGGCATCGCCAGAAAGTTCGGTGGCGGCTACGGCCTGGGCATCACCTATGCCAAGGCCATGTTCAACGCCCACGAGGGTTGAAAAGAGCGCACCCTTCGCGTTGCCGATCCCCCAAGGAGCCTGCCCATGACCCCGCCCACCACCCCCGACTTGATCCTGCACAACGGCCGCTTCACCACGCTGGACCGCGCCAACCCCACGGCCAGTGCCGTGGCCATCGCGCAGGGGCGCTTCACCCGCGTCGGCAGCGACCGCGAGGTGCTGGCGCTGGCCGGGCCGGGCACGCGGCGCATCGACTTGAACGGCCGCAGCGCGCTGCCGGGCCTGATCGACAACCACCTGCACATCATCCGCGGCGGGCTCAACTTCAACATGGAGCTGCGCTGGGACGGCGTGAAGAGCCTGGCCGATGCCATGGGCATGCTGCGGCGCCAGGTGGCGGTCACGCCCGCGCCGCAGTGGGTGCGCGTGGTGGGCGGTTTCACCGAACACCAGTTCGCGGAGAAGCGCCTGCCCACCATCGCCGAACTGAACGCCGTGGCGCCGGACACGCCGGTGTTCATCCTGCACCTGTACGACCGCGCGCTGCTGAACGCCGCCGCGTTGCGCGCCGTGGGCTACACGCGCGACACGCCCGCGCCGCCCGGCGGCGAGATCGTGCGCGATGCGGCCGGCAACCCCACCGGGCTGCTGCTGGCCAAGCCCAATGCGGCCATCCTCTACGCCACGCTGGCCAAGGGCCCCAAGCTGCCGCATGCATACCAGGTGAACTCCACGCGCCACTTCATGCGCGAGCTGAACCGCCTGGGCGTGACGGGCGCCATCGATGCGGGCGGCGGCTTCCAAAGCTACCCCGACGACTACCAGGTGATGCAGGAACTGGCCGATGCCGATCAGCTCACCATCCGCCTGGCCTACAACCTGTTCACGCAAAAGCCGAAGCAGGAAAAGGAAGACTTCCTGAACTGGACGGCCACGTCGCAATACAAGCAGGGCACGGACTACTTTCGCCACAACGGCGCGGGCGAGATGCTGGTGTTCTCAGCCGCCGATTTCGAAGACTTCCGCCAGCCGCGCCCCGACATGGCGCCCGAGATGGAGGACGACCTCGAAGGCGTGGTGCGCATCCTGGCGCAGAACCGCTGGCCCTGGCGCATGCATGCCACCTACGACGAGACCATCGAGCGCGCGCTCGACGTGTTCGAGAAGGTCGATCGCGACACGCCCCTGGCCGGCCTGAACTGGTTCTTCGACCATGCCGAGACCATCTCGGAAAAGTCCATCGACCGCATCGCCGCTTTGGGCGGCGGGGTGGCCGTGCAGCACCGCATGGCCTACCAGGGCGAGTACTTCGTCGAGCGCTACGGCGCCGGCGCGGCCGAGGCCACGCCACCCGTCAAGCGCATGCTGGAGAAGGGCGTCAAGGTCTCGGCCGGCACCGATGCCACGCGCGTGGCCAGCTACAACCCGTGGGTGTCGCTGTCGTGGCTCATCACGGGCAAGACCGTGGGCGGCCTGCAGATCACGCCGCAGCGCAACTGCCTGGACCGCGAAGCGGCGCTGCGGCTGTGGACCGAGAACGTCACCTGGTTCAGCAACGAAGAAGGCAAGAAGGGCCGCATCCAGGCCGGCCAGCTGGCCGACCTGACCGTGCCCGACCGCGACTTCTTCGCCTGCCCCGAATCCGACATCGCCGACACCACGGCGCTGCTCACGGTGGTGGGCGGCAAGGTGGTGTACGGCGCCGGTGATTTCGCCCGCTTCGACGACGCGGCACCGCCGCCCGCCATGCCCGACTGGTCGCCCGTGCGCACCTTCGGCGGCTATGCCGGCTGGGGCACGCAGGAGGGCGCGCCGCTGCAGGCCGTGGTGCGCCGCGCGGCCGCCGCGTGCGCCTGCGCCAACGATTGCAACGTGCACGGCCACCAGCACGCCACGGCCTGGAGCAGCCGGCTGCCCATTGCCGACCTGAAGGGCTTCTGGGGCGCCCTGGGCTGCGCCTGCTGGGCGGTGTGACCGTGGCGAACGGAATGGACGCGCTGCGCGGCGCCTTCACCGCACCCTGGGTGCAGTCGCTCGCGCTGCTGTGCCTGTGCGCGGCCTACCTGCAGGGCGGCATCGGCAAGGCGCGCGACTTCGCCGGCGCCGTGGCCGAGATGCGCCGTTTCGGCCTGGCGCCCGCCGCGCCCGTCGCGGTGGCCACCATCGCGCTGCAGTTGGGCGCCTCGCTGCTCATCGTCTCGGGCTGGCACCGCTGGCTGGGCGCGCTGGCGCTGGCCGGCTTCACCGTGCTGGCGGCGTTCCTGGCCGACCGCTTCTGGCAGGTGGCGCCGCCCGAGCGGCAGCGCGCCGCCAACGCATTCTTCGAACATTGGGGCCTGGTGGGCGGCATGCTGCTCGTCGCCTGGCACGACCTGGGAGGCCTCCATGGCACATGACGATCACCCACACGATTCACCGTCCACTGCGGCCACCGCCACGCCCGCACCTTCGGGCAGCTTCGCGCCGCTGCGCCTGCCGCTGTTCGCGGTGCTGTGGTCCGCCACGGTGCTGGGCAACATCGGCAGCTTCATGCGCGACGTGGCCAGTTCGTGGATGGTGACCGAGCTGTCGTCCAGCCCCACCGCCGTGGCGCTGGTGCAGACGGCGGCCACGCTGCCGATCTTCCTGCTGGCGATTCCGGCCGGCGTGCTGTCGGACATCCTGGACCGCCGGCGCTTCCTGATCGCCGTGCAGGTGCTGCTGGCCTGCGTGAGCGGCACGCTGCTGGTGATGGCACGCACGAACACGCTCACCGTGGAATCGCTCATCGCGCTCACCTTCGTGGGCGGCATCGGCGCGGCGCTCATGGGGCCCACGTGGCAGTCCATCGTGCCCGAGCTGGTGCCCCGCAGCGAGCTGAAAAGCGCCGTGGCGCTCAATTCGCTGGGCATCAACATCGCCCGCGCCATCGGCCCCGCGGCCGGCGGCCTGCTGCTGGCCAGCTTCGGCGCGGCCGCAGCCTACGGCCTGGACGTGGCGAGCTACGGCTTCGTGATCGCCGCGCTGCTGTGGTGGAAGCGCCCCAAGGCCGAGCCCACGGGGCTGAACGAGCAGTTCTTCGGCGCCTTCCGCGCCGGGCTGCGCTACTCGCGCGCCAGCCGCGAACTGCATGTGGTGCTGCTGCGCGCGGCGGTGTTCTTTCTGTTCGCCAGTTCCGTCTGGGCGCTGCTGCCGCTGGTGGCGCGGCGCATGCTGGGCGGCACGGCGGGCTTCTACGGCGTGATGCTGGGCGCGGTCGGTGCCGGGGCCATCCTCGGCGCGGTGCTGCTGCCCCGCCTGCGCAAGCGCCTGGATGCCGACGGGCTGGTGCTGCTGGCCTCGCTGCTCACCGCGGGCGTGATGGCCGTGCTCACCCTGGCGCCGCCGCGCGAGGCCGCCGTGGCGCTCATGCTGGGCCTGGGCTGGATCATCGCGCTCACCACGCTCAACGGCGTGGCCCAGGCCGTGCTGCCCAACTGGGTGCGCGGCCGGGGCCTGGCGATCTACCTCATGGTGTTCAACGGCGCCATGGCCGCCGGCAGCCTGGGCTGGGGCCTGGTGGCGGGGCAGGCGGGGCTGCCGGCCACGCTGCTGGCCGGCGCGGGTGGCCTGGTGCTGGCGGCGTGGCTCTTTCACCGCGTGAAGCTGCCCACCGGCGAGGCCGACCTGCAGCCGTCCAACCACTGGCCCGAGCCGCTGCTGGCCGAGCCCGTGGCGCACGACCGCGGCCCGGTGATGGTGCAGATCGAATACCGCGTGCGCACGCCCGACCTGCCCGCGTTCCTGCAGGCCATGCAGCACGTGGCGCGCGAGCGCCGCCGCGACGGCGCCTATGCCTGGGGCGTGGCGGAACACTCCGCCGAGCCCAGCCGCGTGATCGAGTGGTTTCTGGTCGAGTCCTGGGCTGAGCACCTGCGCCAGCACGGCCGCGTCTCCAGGGCCGACGCGGACCTGCAGGCCGAGGCGCTGCGTTACCACGTGGGGCCGGAGCGGCCGGCAGTGCACCACTATCTGGCGCTGGATGCGCAGAGCGTGGCGGCGGGTGCGGCGTGATGCTGGCGGGGCGGTGGCTGCCGGTACGGGCGTGGCGGGCCGGACGCCGCCACGCCGGATTTCAGGTCGAAAAGGGCTCCAGCGCAATATCCACTAAGGCATATTGCTATTAAATAAATAGCATTCATTTGTCGGCACTGCAGGGCCGATGGCGCTGGGCTGGAGCGGCGTCTGCGTCAGGCCACCCGCGCTGCGATGCGCGCCGCGTGTCATCGTCAACGCTATTCGAGAATGGATGCAAATTTCGGGAAATGAAGAGTGGCTGACGCGACCGCTCGACAAGGCGAGAGCAGAGGATTGCCGAACCCTGCAAACCAAGCGTGGGTTTCTCTCCACGACCCAGCAGTGGTTGCCCAGGCCCGCAGCACTCCATTCCTTCAGCCGTCGCCGGCAGATCCGCTTTCGGCAGGTCGTGCCAGCCGGTCTCAGTGCGCAGGGAACGCCAGCAGGTACTCCCAGCTCATGCTGGTGGTGCGTGGGTCATTGGCCACCGGCACGCGGCGGATCGCCAGCAACTGATTGATGCCCGCCGTGGGCGTGACCGTCGCAGTGCCGTCTTCAGCCGTCGTGACGGGCGCCCCCTTCTCGCCCAGCGACAGCCGGATGCCGGCGATGGGCTTCCCATCGAACAGCACGCGCACACGCATGGGTTGGCCTGCATCGGGCGTGTCCGCCTCCAGGGCCACGATCTCGAACTGTTGCCCCAATTCCTTCTTTGCGATCACGCCCCACTGGATGATGGTTTTGTGGTACTTGAGCGCATGCACACCACTGGTAGCGCCGGGGTTCTCGGTCATGGGCTTGTTCACCATCTGGCCACCCTCGACCTTGCTGAAGAAACCGTTGTCGAAGTGGGCCGCCAGCAACGCGGCCTGGCGCTCGGGCTTCACGCGCACCCCATCGGGCCGCGGTTCCACCGCCACGTCGATCTTGCGGCCACGGCGATCGAAGGCCTGCAGGCTCTTCAGCTTGTGAGCGGGGTAGGTCTCCAGCTGGCCTTCGTGCCCGCCGAACTGCACGAGGTAGCCGCCGCTGGCATCAGGCTCCACCCAGACGTTGTGGGCCTGCACGGAGCCCAGGCCCAGGGCCAGCGCTGTGATGGCCAGCAGGCGCAGGAGTGGTGTCGGGGTGGTGGTCTTCATGGCGTTCTCCTGGATTGCCTGAGCTTCCTGGATCGGGTGGTCACAGGTCAGAATTGCAGCTTGGTGCCGAGCTTGAAGGTCCGCGGCGCACCGGGTGCGAAGACCTGCGTGCCTCCGATGACCGAGGCCGAGGTGGCATAGGCCTTGTCGCTCACGTTGGCGATGGCGGCGTAGATCTCATAGCGGTTGGCGACTCGGTACGCAGCGCTCAGGTCCACCGTGGCATAGCCGCCATAGCCCACGCTGTTGTCGGCGTTCACCGCATAGGCGCCCACCCGGCGCCAGGTGGCGGTGGTGGACCAGTCCGCGGCGGGGCGCCAGGTGGCGCTCACCGTGGCCATGTAGCGCGGCACGCCGGCCACTTGCTTGCCGATGAGGGCCGCATTGCCGTTCTCGGTGA
This region of Acidovorax sp. GBBC 1281 genomic DNA includes:
- a CDS encoding DUF4198 domain-containing protein, with the translated sequence MKTTTPTPLLRLLAITALALGLGSVQAHNVWVEPDASGGYLVQFGGHEGQLETYPAHKLKSLQAFDRRGRKIDVAVEPRPDGVRVKPERQAALLAAHFDNGFFSKVEGGQMVNKPMTENPGATSGVHALKYHKTIIQWGVIAKKELGQQFEIVALEADTPDAGQPMRVRVLFDGKPIAGIRLSLGEKGAPVTTAEDGTATVTPTAGINQLLAIRRVPVANDPRTTSMSWEYLLAFPAH
- a CDS encoding MFS transporter, with translation MAHDDHPHDSPSTAATATPAPSGSFAPLRLPLFAVLWSATVLGNIGSFMRDVASSWMVTELSSSPTAVALVQTAATLPIFLLAIPAGVLSDILDRRRFLIAVQVLLACVSGTLLVMARTNTLTVESLIALTFVGGIGAALMGPTWQSIVPELVPRSELKSAVALNSLGINIARAIGPAAGGLLLASFGAAAAYGLDVASYGFVIAALLWWKRPKAEPTGLNEQFFGAFRAGLRYSRASRELHVVLLRAAVFFLFASSVWALLPLVARRMLGGTAGFYGVMLGAVGAGAILGAVLLPRLRKRLDADGLVLLASLLTAGVMAVLTLAPPREAAVALMLGLGWIIALTTLNGVAQAVLPNWVRGRGLAIYLMVFNGAMAAGSLGWGLVAGQAGLPATLLAGAGGLVLAAWLFHRVKLPTGEADLQPSNHWPEPLLAEPVAHDRGPVMVQIEYRVRTPDLPAFLQAMQHVARERRRDGAYAWGVAEHSAEPSRVIEWFLVESWAEHLRQHGRVSRADADLQAEALRYHVGPERPAVHHYLALDAQSVAAGAA
- a CDS encoding LysR family transcriptional regulator codes for the protein MLKLTLEAIELVDAIARHGSFAGASERLHKVPSTISYAIGKLEEQLGIALFTRNGPRVALTPAGQEMLKEGRWLLTAAHQLESRMRQIATGFESELRLVHDSLIPTSAFNQDICAFEDLHCGTRLRIGCEALTGTWEALRDGRADIVVAAGEGPAGGGYKAVAVGSLAFVFCVTATHPLAQLQRPITRSDLLDHTAVVVGDGARSLTDRTVGLQSGQRRITVPSMQAKIACQAAGLGHGFLPRACIRVELETGVLVELPVEEPRPDETFWLAWKPDHMGEALKWWRQRLDRPLLPGILPQ
- a CDS encoding DoxX family protein, with amino-acid sequence MDALRGAFTAPWVQSLALLCLCAAYLQGGIGKARDFAGAVAEMRRFGLAPAAPVAVATIALQLGASLLIVSGWHRWLGALALAGFTVLAAFLADRFWQVAPPERQRAANAFFEHWGLVGGMLLVAWHDLGGLHGT
- a CDS encoding amidohydrolase, producing MTPPTTPDLILHNGRFTTLDRANPTASAVAIAQGRFTRVGSDREVLALAGPGTRRIDLNGRSALPGLIDNHLHIIRGGLNFNMELRWDGVKSLADAMGMLRRQVAVTPAPQWVRVVGGFTEHQFAEKRLPTIAELNAVAPDTPVFILHLYDRALLNAAALRAVGYTRDTPAPPGGEIVRDAAGNPTGLLLAKPNAAILYATLAKGPKLPHAYQVNSTRHFMRELNRLGVTGAIDAGGGFQSYPDDYQVMQELADADQLTIRLAYNLFTQKPKQEKEDFLNWTATSQYKQGTDYFRHNGAGEMLVFSAADFEDFRQPRPDMAPEMEDDLEGVVRILAQNRWPWRMHATYDETIERALDVFEKVDRDTPLAGLNWFFDHAETISEKSIDRIAALGGGVAVQHRMAYQGEYFVERYGAGAAEATPPVKRMLEKGVKVSAGTDATRVASYNPWVSLSWLITGKTVGGLQITPQRNCLDREAALRLWTENVTWFSNEEGKKGRIQAGQLADLTVPDRDFFACPESDIADTTALLTVVGGKVVYGAGDFARFDDAAPPPAMPDWSPVRTFGGYAGWGTQEGAPLQAVVRRAAAACACANDCNVHGHQHATAWSSRLPIADLKGFWGALGCACWAV
- a CDS encoding hydrolase, which translates into the protein MTATATRINAAAKPVATATPGATLLNPQDHTLVMIDFQSQMAFATHSIDAITLRSNAGLVASAAAGFGVSTILTTVAEKSFSGPMFEEVTAPFPGQALLDRTSMNTWEDEAVIRRINEIGKPRIVLAGLWTSVCIVGPALSALDQGFEVYVIADASGDISTEAHHRAMERMVQAGARPITALQYLLELQRDWARTDTYDMTTGIARKFGGGYGLGITYAKAMFNAHEG
- a CDS encoding pirin family protein; protein product: MLDIRKAHQRGNANHGWLHSHHTFSFGHYRDANQQGFSDLLVINDDRVAPGKGFGTHPHRDMEIFSYVLEGALEHQDSMGTGSVIRPGDVQMMSAGTGVRHSEFNHSADEPVHFLQIWIVPGVTGATPRYQQVHFSEAEKRGRLRLIISPEGADGSLAVHQDARVHAGLFDGDEAAELDVGPGRNVYVHVARGSLEVNGERLSEGDGARIRDAGALRFARGEGAEVLVFDLRPNELPAMPH